TCGTGAGAGAGTTTTGAATATCTACCGCTCAATTCGTTGTAAGACGCTATCCTGTGTCTGAACCATTGCCTTGCAACGAATATGGGAGCCTTCACATGAAAGGTGAACACGATGTGCTCGAAGGGGGATTCATGACCGTGCTTCATGAGGTACTCAACGAGATGTCTGTCTTTTTCTTCGTCTTTCAGCTTCATATTGAAGGAAACCCGTGCAGCTCGAACCGCTGAAAGATCGTTTCCCATGACATCCACTAGTTCGACAAAACCCTTATCGAGGACGGGAATTTTCATGATCGATCCTCCCCGTGTGAAGGTTCCTCTGATTAATACTATCATAAGAGGGCTGAGTTCCCTCAGCCCTCTTTTTTCGTCATGATCCTGACAATGGTTTTTTCGATCCGCTCTCTGTCTATCTTATTACCGTCCTTCAGTATTTTCAAAGCGGCCTTTATCACGAGAATCCTCGGGTATTTTACAAGCATTTCCTTGACAGGATCTCTCTTCATGCCGATCACACTCCTTGACAAGAGGGATGTGTTAGAATATAATCTAGTGCGGTATGGGCTCGTAGCTCAGCTGGCAGAGCGCCCGGCTCATAACCGGGTGGTCGGGGGTTCGAATCCTCCCGAGCCCACCAGACTTGGAAAGGAGAGCATTGCTCTCCTTATTATTTTAACACACCTTTCAAAATTCTCAAGTGTGAACGAGGTTGACAAGGAAAGAGTGTGATAGTAAAATTATTGAACGGTCCCAGGCGGCGTAGCTCAGTGGCGAGAGCGGGTGATTCATAATCACCGTGTCGTGGGTTCGAGTCCCACCGCCGCCATAGAGGCCATTGAAAAAAGAATAGAGCCAGCGTAGCTCAATTGGTAGAGCGACTGATTTGTAATCAGTAGGTTGTGGGTTCGAGTCCCACCGCTGGCTCCAAAGGAATCTTCAGTGGTGGGGTGCCCGAGTGGCCAAAGGGGGCGGACTGTAAATCCGCTGGCAGAATGCCTTCGGAGGTTCAAATCCTCCCCCCACCACCAGATCTTTTTGAGAAAGGGTGAAACGACATGCGAGTGCTGGTAGCCCTGAAATGTTCCAAATGTGGAAACAAGAATTACTACACTACGAAGAACAAGGACAAAAGAGCAAAGCTTGAGTTGAGGAAGTACTGTCCGAAATGCAACTCTCACACTGTCCATACTGAAACTAAAGCATAATTGCAGGGCCGTAGCTCAACTGGTAGAGCGCCGGTCTCCAAAACCGGTGGTTGCGGGTTCGAGTCCTGCCGGCCCTGCCATTTTATGATTTGAGGGGGCATGAAAGGTGGAAAAGCTTCGAAGATTTTTCAGAGAAGTAATCGCTGAGGCAAAGAAGGTTTCCTGGCCTTCCCAAAGGGAGCTTTTTACTTCTTTCAGTGTCGTACTCGTGATTTTGATCGTCACAGGACTTTATTTTTTTGTGCTGGATTTCATATTTTCTGGTGTGGTTAGTGCTATCTTCAAAGCACTCGGTATAGGATAAGGTGATGAGTGATGAAGAAAAAGTGGTACATAATAATCACCATGTCAGGGTACGAAGAAAAGGTTAAGGAAAACATCGAAAGAAAAATAGAAGCCACGGGCATCAGGAATCTTGTCGATCGGATAGTGATTCCTGAGGAAGTAGTTTTGGATGCCACCAGCCCCTCTGAAAGGATCATCCTTTCTCCCAGAGCCAAGTTGCATGTTGGCAACGGTAAGGATGTGAATAAAGGAGATCTCATCGCCGAGGAACCTCCCGTCTACGTTAGGCGAAATGGCGTGATCGTCGAAGTGAAGAACGTGAGGAAAATGGTGATAGAGACCATCGATAGGAAGTACACAAAAACGTACTATATACCTGAGTCGGCCGGGATTGAAACGGGTTTGAAGGTGGGCACGAAAGTGAAACAGGGGCTACCTCTTTCCAGGAACGAGGAGTATATCTGTGAACTCGATGGAAGGATTGTTGAGACAGAACGTATGAAAAAGGTTGTTGTCCAAACACCAGAGGGAGAACAGGACGTTTACTACATACCAAAGGACGTGTTCGATAGAGCAAGGATAAGAAAAGGGAAGGAGATAAAGCAGGGAGAAATGCTCGCAGAGGCAAGGAAGTTTTTCGCAAAGGTCTCTGGAAGGGTTGAGGTTGTCGATTACCCCACGAGAAAGGAGATCAGGATTTACAGGACAAAGAAGAGGAAACTCTTTCCAGGCTACGTTTTCGTAGAGATGATCATGAACGATGAGGCGTACAATTTCGTTCGCTCCGTACCTTACGTTATGGGTTTTGTAAGTTCCGGTGGACAACCTATTCCCGTTAAGGACAAGGAGATAAGACCTATTCTGAGGCTGGCTGGTCTTGAAGAGTACGAAGAGAAGAAGAAGCTGATCAAGGTGGAAATAGGTTTCAAAGTGGGAGATACGGTGAAGATAATAAGTGGCCCATTCGAAGATTTTGCCGGCGTTATAAAAGAGATAGATCCAGAAAGACAAGAGCTGAAAGTTAACGTGACCATTTTCGGAAGAGAAACACCTGTCGTGCTCCACGTTTCCGAGGTGGAGAAGATCGAGTGAGAGAAAACGTGGGAGGAATTTTCCGTACCACGTATAAGGAGGTTTGGAAACATGGCGAAGAAAGTGGTGGCTCAGATCAAGTTGCAACTACCAGCAGGTAAAGCTACACCGGCACCTCCTGTGGGACCTGCTTTGGGGCAGCACGGTGTGAACATCATGGAGTTCTGCAAGAGATTCAATGCGCAGACGGCGGATAAAGCCGGTATGATTCTCCCTGTCGTCATCACGGTGTACGAGGACAAGTCGTTCACTTTCATCATCAAAACACCACCTGCCTCTTTCCTTCTAAAAAGGGCAGCGAGCATAGAGAAGGGATCCTCCGAGGCGAAGAGGAAGATTGTTGGAAAGGTGACGAGGAAACAAATCGAAGAGATTGCAAAGATAAAGATGCCAGACCTGAACGCCAACAATCTCGAAGCGGCTATGAGGATCATAGAAGGAACAGCTAAGAGTATGGGAATAGAAGTGGTAGACTGATATGATGGAAAGGAGGAGGCGTAATGCCGAAGCACTCCAAAAGGTACCTGGAAGTGAAAAAGCTGGTAGATCGTACGAAGTACTACAATCTGGACGAAGCGGTGGAGCTTGTCAAAAAGACAGCCACTGCGAAGTTCGATGAGACAATAGAGCTTCACATTCAGACGGGGATAGATTACAGAAGGCCTGATCAGCATGTGAGAGGCACCATTGTCCTTCCTCATGGAACAGGAAAAGAAGTGAAGGTCCTCGTGTTTGCAAGGGGTGAGAAAGCAAAAGAGGCACAGGAAGCAGGAGCAGATTACGTGGGAGCAGAAGATCTGGTGGAGAAGATAGAAAAGGAAGGATTCCTCGATTTCGACGTGGCGATAGCAACTCCGGATATGATGAGGATAATCGGTAGGCTCGGAAAGATTCTGGGGCCAAGGGGATTGATGCCCTCACCGAAGTCTGGAACCGTGGCGAACGAAGTAGCAGAAACCGTTAAGGAGTTCAAAAAAGGAAGAATCGAGGTCAGAACGGATAAAACGGGAAACATTCACATACCGGTGGGAAAGAGAAGTTTCGAGAACGAAAAGATCAAAGAAAACGTCATGTCTGCTATCAAACAGATCATGCAGATGAAACCTGCTGGTGTAAAGGGACAGTTCATAAAGAAAGTGGTTCTCTCTTCTACAATGGGGCCAGGGATAAAGTTGAACCTCCAGAGCGTTCTGAAGGAGTAAGACAATAGTCGCTCGACGCCGTAGATGGCAGGGCCCTCTTCGGGTTAAAGATCCTGCCGGAGGCGTCCCGAAAAGGCATCAAGGCCTTTTTTGTGGACCCTCCGGGGTCCACAAAATTTTTTTGGGAGGTGAATTCGTTGCTGACCAGACAACAAAAAGAAGCAATAGTAAAAGAGATGACCGAGATATTCAAGGAGACATCTCTAGTGCTGTTCGCAGACTTTTCTGGTTTTACCGTTGCTGACCTCACAGAGCTCCGCTCCAGGCTGAGGGAGAAGTACAACAGCGGTGCCAGATTCAAAGTTGTGAAAAACACACTCCTGAATCTTTCCTTGAAGAGCGCAGGGTATGAGGAATACGAGGAATTTCTCAAAGGTCCCACTGCCGTTCTCTATGTCACCGATGGCGATCCTGTGGAAGCGGTAAAGATCATCTACAACTTCTACAAAGAGAAAAACGCAGACTTTTCAAAACTGAAGGGTGGTTTTCTTGAGGGAAGGAAGTTCTCTTCGGAAGAAGTAGAAAAAATCGCCAAGCTCCCATCCAGGGAAGAGCTCTACGCCATGCTCGTTGGTCGTGTGAAGGCACCGATATCTGGTCTTGTCTTCGTACTGAGTGGTCTCTTGAGAAACCTTGTGCTTGTGCTCAATGCCGTTAAAGAGAAAAAATCTGAATGATTGGAGGTGTGTGGAGATGACGATTGACGAGATCGTTGAAGCTATCGAGAAATTGACGGTTTCAGAGCTCGCAGAACTCGTTAAAAAATTGGAAGACAAATTCGGTGTGACGGCCGCCGCTCCCGTGGCAGTTGCCGCTGCGCCGGCTGCCGGAGCCGCTGGAGCCGCTCAGGAAGAAAAGACGGAATTCGATGTGGTTTTGAAGAGCTTTGGCCAGAACAAGGTTCAGGTGATCAAGGTTGTGAGGGAGATCACAGGACTCGGCCTGAAAGAGGCAAAGGACCTTGTCGAGAAGGCTGGAACACCAGATGCTGTCATCAAAAGCGGTGTTTCCAAAGAAGAAGCCGAGGAACTCAAGAAGAAACTCGAGGAAGTTGGAGCAGAGGTGGAATTGAAGTAAATTTTCGTTTGTGAAAAAAGTATGTTGCAACCCTGTACCGCCCCTTGCCGGTACAGGGTTTTTGTGCTTTAATAAAGAGAGTGCGATACGAGTATTTCTTCTCGCCCATCTGCTTTCTTTCTTTTCCAACAGTTAAAACCCAGGAGGAAGGAAATCCTGGGGGTTTTTCACTCCATAATGAGAGGTGAGAAAATGAAAGAGATTTCCTGTGGTAGGAGAACGAGGGTTTCTTTCGGTAAAACTCGAGAGCCCCTACCCGTACCTGACCTCGTGGAAATTCAGAAAAACTCCTACCGAAGGTTCCTCGAAAAAGGTCTCCTCGAAGTTCTCAAGAAGTTCTCTCCGATCTACTCACAATCGACCCGTTCAGACCTGAAGAGATCCGACAAGGGGTTCGCACTCGAATTCGTCTCCACGAGAGTGGGTGATCCTACCGTTGACCCTCTCGAATGTAAAGCCAAAGGTTTGACCTACAGCGTTCCCGTGTACGCAACCACGCGTCTCACGGACATAAAGAGTGGTGAGATGAAAGAAGAAGAAGTATTTCTGGGATACATTCCCTACATGACGGAAAGAGGTACCTTCATAATAAACGGTGCGGAAAGGGTTGTGGTGAATCAGATCGTTGTTTCTCCAGGGCTTTACTTTTCGGCGGAATACATAGATAGAGAGGAATACGGTGGTTATTTCCTACCGTCCCGAGGGGCGTGGCTCGAGGTTATCCTTGACCCGTACGATGGTGTCCTTTACGCTGGTCTGGACGGGAAAAAAGTCAACCTTTTTCTGTTCTTGAAGACCATAGGATACGAAAAGGATGAAGACATCCTCTCTCTCTATCCCACATTCCTCGATGGGGACGACGAGGATAGTCTGCTTTTGCACGTGGGTTCTATCATTCTCGAAGATATCTACGACGGTGACAGGCGGATAGCAGAAAAGTGGGATATCCTCACCAAGGACTTGGCGGAAAGAATTCTGATGTCACCTAACATAGAGCAGATCAAAATCGTTCACCCGATCGCTCAGAACACGTTCGAGAAAATGCTGGAGATCCTTTCCACTGGTGAAGAAAGCGAGGCTGAAGAGGAGAAAACGAAGGTCTACGGCTTGAATGAAGTGACGGTCGTGGATGCTTACCTTGAGATCTTCAGAAGATTGAGGCCAGAAGAACTCCCAAGGATCAACGCCGCAAGGAGGTATCTGCACGATCTGTTCTTCAATCCGGAAAGGTATGATCTTTCGGAAGTGGGAAGGTATAAAGTAAACGAGAGACTGAAGAACGCTTACGTCAGATATCTGGTGGAGGTCGAGGGTGAAGACCCGGAAGAAGCCAGAAAGAAAACGTACAACGAAACTGCCACCATTTTGAAACCTCTCGACATCGTTCTGGCTTCCAGAATACTGTTCGATTATTTCGAAAGGAGATACATCAACGACTTCGAGATAGATTCCTACGAGATGAAAAACTTGATAAGAATATTCAAAGAGGAGTATCTTTCGAAGAGGAAGACAGCGCCGTACGATTTGAGAAAGCTCATCTCCGCGTTCAGAAGGAGCTACGATGTCACATCGGACATAGGTGTCTTCGCGGCCATCAGATACGTTTCCAACATAAACAAAGAACTTCCATCGATTCCCTTCGATACGAAAGACCATCTTGGAAACAAACGCATCAGGTCTGTTGGAGAACTTGTACAGAGGGAATTCGAAAGACTCTTTGCCCGTGCGCAAAAAGCCATACAGGAAAGACTCACCCTGATAAATTCTCTGAGTAAGGTCTCTATACAGAGTTTGATAAACATCAAATCCATAATCTCAACGGTTAATCAGTTTTTTGCTATGAACCAGCTCTCCCAGTTCATGGATCAAGTGAATCCTCTTTCAGAGCTCACCCACAAGAGGAGGGTGTCGGCAGTCGGTCCCGGTGGGTTGAGGAGAGAATCGAAGGTCTTCGAAGCGAGGAATGTTCATTATTCTCAGTACGGAAGGTTGTGTCCCATTGAAACACCCGAAGGTGCGAACATAGGGTTTATCACCTCGCTTGCGATATACGCCAAGGTGGACGAATACGGATTTCTGATGACACCTTACAGGAGGGTAGTCAACGGCAAGGTAACCGACGAGATCGTTTATCTGAGAGCAAACGAGGAGGAAGAGTACAAGATAGTTCCCGCCACCACACCTGTTGACGAAGATGGAAACATCATACAAGAACGTGTCGTGGCACGTATAGGTGAAGATATCAGACTCGTTCCGAAAGAAGAGGTCGACCTCATGGACGTTTCTACGAAGCAGCCGTTCAGCGTCTCTGCTTCTCTCATACCTTTCCTCGAACACGACGA
This region of Thermotoga sp. genomic DNA includes:
- the rplK gene encoding 50S ribosomal protein L11, producing MAKKVVAQIKLQLPAGKATPAPPVGPALGQHGVNIMEFCKRFNAQTADKAGMILPVVITVYEDKSFTFIIKTPPASFLLKRAASIEKGSSEAKRKIVGKVTRKQIEEIAKIKMPDLNANNLEAAMRIIEGTAKSMGIEVVD
- the rplJ gene encoding 50S ribosomal protein L10; this encodes MLTRQQKEAIVKEMTEIFKETSLVLFADFSGFTVADLTELRSRLREKYNSGARFKVVKNTLLNLSLKSAGYEEYEEFLKGPTAVLYVTDGDPVEAVKIIYNFYKEKNADFSKLKGGFLEGRKFSSEEVEKIAKLPSREELYAMLVGRVKAPISGLVFVLSGLLRNLVLVLNAVKEKKSE
- the nusG gene encoding transcription termination/antitermination protein NusG; its protein translation is MKKKWYIIITMSGYEEKVKENIERKIEATGIRNLVDRIVIPEEVVLDATSPSERIILSPRAKLHVGNGKDVNKGDLIAEEPPVYVRRNGVIVEVKNVRKMVIETIDRKYTKTYYIPESAGIETGLKVGTKVKQGLPLSRNEEYICELDGRIVETERMKKVVVQTPEGEQDVYYIPKDVFDRARIRKGKEIKQGEMLAEARKFFAKVSGRVEVVDYPTRKEIRIYRTKKRKLFPGYVFVEMIMNDEAYNFVRSVPYVMGFVSSGGQPIPVKDKEIRPILRLAGLEEYEEKKKLIKVEIGFKVGDTVKIISGPFEDFAGVIKEIDPERQELKVNVTIFGRETPVVLHVSEVEKIE
- the rplA gene encoding 50S ribosomal protein L1 — protein: MPKHSKRYLEVKKLVDRTKYYNLDEAVELVKKTATAKFDETIELHIQTGIDYRRPDQHVRGTIVLPHGTGKEVKVLVFARGEKAKEAQEAGADYVGAEDLVEKIEKEGFLDFDVAIATPDMMRIIGRLGKILGPRGLMPSPKSGTVANEVAETVKEFKKGRIEVRTDKTGNIHIPVGKRSFENEKIKENVMSAIKQIMQMKPAGVKGQFIKKVVLSSTMGPGIKLNLQSVLKE
- a CDS encoding DNA-directed RNA polymerase subunit beta, translated to MKEISCGRRTRVSFGKTREPLPVPDLVEIQKNSYRRFLEKGLLEVLKKFSPIYSQSTRSDLKRSDKGFALEFVSTRVGDPTVDPLECKAKGLTYSVPVYATTRLTDIKSGEMKEEEVFLGYIPYMTERGTFIINGAERVVVNQIVVSPGLYFSAEYIDREEYGGYFLPSRGAWLEVILDPYDGVLYAGLDGKKVNLFLFLKTIGYEKDEDILSLYPTFLDGDDEDSLLLHVGSIILEDIYDGDRRIAEKWDILTKDLAERILMSPNIEQIKIVHPIAQNTFEKMLEILSTGEESEAEEEKTKVYGLNEVTVVDAYLEIFRRLRPEELPRINAARRYLHDLFFNPERYDLSEVGRYKVNERLKNAYVRYLVEVEGEDPEEARKKTYNETATILKPLDIVLASRILFDYFERRYINDFEIDSYEMKNLIRIFKEEYLSKRKTAPYDLRKLISAFRRSYDVTSDIGVFAAIRYVSNINKELPSIPFDTKDHLGNKRIRSVGELVQREFERLFARAQKAIQERLTLINSLSKVSIQSLINIKSIISTVNQFFAMNQLSQFMDQVNPLSELTHKRRVSAVGPGGLRRESKVFEARNVHYSQYGRLCPIETPEGANIGFITSLAIYAKVDEYGFLMTPYRRVVNGKVTDEIVYLRANEEEEYKIVPATTPVDEDGNIIQERVVARIGEDIRLVPKEEVDLMDVSTKQPFSVSASLIPFLEHDDASRALMGSNMQRQAVPLLKTEAPLVGTGMEWEAAKNSGYVVLAKHNGIVKEVDASKIIIHRTDENGNLMYDENGEPVLDEYRLLKFVRSNQDTTINQKPIVNEGDFVKEGEPIADGPATDMGELALGRNILVAFMPWEGYNYEDAILVSQELLEEDIFTSVHIEVYETQARETRLGPEEITADIPNVSKELLRNLDENGIIRVGAYVVSDYGVGSQAILVGKVTPKGEGDTTPEEKIIRSVFGERGRDVKDTSLRLPHGVEGRVIRVDVYDQNDIADLGSGVLKLVRVYVAARKTLDIGDKLAGRHGNKGVVSNILPKEDMPFLPDGTPVQMVLNPLGIPSRMNVGQILETHLGWLAKLTGKWFATPVFEGAHEDEILKPLYEERKKRGLHLGDDENNPTGKVILRDGRTGEPFDNPVVVGYMYMLKLVHIAKEKIHARSTGPYSLIHQQPLGGKSHFGGQRLGEMEVWALEAYGAAHTLAEMLTIKSDDIKGRNEAYKAILKNMNIPEPGVPESFRVLIKELRGLALDVRLYDENGKEIDIDKY
- the secE gene encoding preprotein translocase subunit SecE; the protein is MEKLRRFFREVIAEAKKVSWPSQRELFTSFSVVLVILIVTGLYFFVLDFIFSGVVSAIFKALGIG
- the rplL gene encoding 50S ribosomal protein L7/L12, whose amino-acid sequence is MTIDEIVEAIEKLTVSELAELVKKLEDKFGVTAAAPVAVAAAPAAGAAGAAQEEKTEFDVVLKSFGQNKVQVIKVVREITGLGLKEAKDLVEKAGTPDAVIKSGVSKEEAEELKKKLEEVGAEVELK
- the rpmG gene encoding 50S ribosomal protein L33; its protein translation is MRVLVALKCSKCGNKNYYTTKNKDKRAKLELRKYCPKCNSHTVHTETKA